A DNA window from Cobetia marina contains the following coding sequences:
- the ylqF gene encoding ribosome biogenesis GTPase YlqF, with protein MLGWYPGHMHKARRQIKDALPEIDVVIEVLDARLPYSSTNPVLSELTRHKPVLKLLSRADLADPARTREWVEYFDALPNTRALAITTLEARDLKQIPRLCREMAGHIRVDRDARVMVMGIPNVGKSTLINGLAGRKIAKTGNEPAVTKRQQKIRIDGGIALIDTPGVMWPKIEDQASAYRLAGSGAIRDTAIDYTDVAVVVAAELARRYPDELIARYKLKSLPAYSANPDAERVESDGPRKVDLMALSGFNGVAILEEIASKRGGLRAGGIIDLHRGAEVLLHELRDGKLGRLTLETPADIPAEPVPEASGETQDGARMSEPPESASE; from the coding sequence ATGCTGGGCTGGTACCCGGGACACATGCACAAGGCGCGTCGTCAGATAAAGGACGCGCTGCCCGAGATCGACGTGGTCATCGAAGTCCTCGATGCCCGCCTCCCCTACTCCAGCACCAATCCGGTGCTGTCCGAGCTGACCCGCCACAAGCCAGTCCTCAAGCTGCTGTCACGTGCAGACCTGGCGGACCCGGCACGCACGCGCGAATGGGTCGAGTATTTCGATGCCCTGCCCAACACCCGTGCACTGGCGATCACCACGCTTGAGGCGCGTGATCTCAAGCAGATTCCGCGGCTGTGTCGCGAGATGGCCGGTCATATCCGTGTCGATCGTGATGCACGCGTGATGGTGATGGGCATCCCCAACGTCGGAAAGTCGACGCTGATCAATGGTCTGGCGGGTCGCAAGATCGCCAAGACCGGCAACGAGCCCGCCGTCACCAAGCGTCAGCAGAAGATTCGCATCGATGGCGGCATCGCCCTGATCGACACCCCCGGGGTGATGTGGCCAAAGATCGAGGATCAGGCCAGCGCCTACCGTCTGGCCGGCAGCGGCGCGATTCGGGATACCGCCATCGACTACACCGATGTGGCGGTGGTCGTGGCGGCGGAGCTGGCCAGGCGCTATCCCGATGAGCTTATCGCTCGCTACAAGCTCAAGTCACTGCCGGCCTACAGTGCCAACCCTGACGCCGAGCGAGTCGAGAGTGATGGCCCGCGCAAGGTCGATCTGATGGCGCTCTCGGGCTTCAACGGGGTCGCGATTCTGGAAGAGATCGCCAGCAAGCGTGGCGGCCTGCGCGCCGGTGGCATCATCGATCTACATCGCGGTGCAGAGGTGCTGCTGCACGAATTGCGCGATGGCAAGCTCGGGCGCCTGACGCTGGAAACGCCGGCGGACATTCCCGCCGAGCCGGTGCCGGAAGCCAGTGGCGAGACGCAAGATGGCGCACGGATGAGCGAACCACCTGAGTCTGCGAGCGAATAA